Below is a genomic region from Chromatiaceae bacterium.
AACTCCGGCGATGTATCGAGGTTGTGGTTGTAGTAATCGAGCCCCGCATCCCGCAGCCGCTGTGCCTGCGTTTCGGTCAGCATGCCCAGTGTCACGCAGGTCTGCATGCCCAGATCGCGTACCGCGCCGATCATCTCGACCACCCGTTCGAGATTCGTGTCGGTCGGATTGCGCCACGCGGCCCCCATACAGAAACGCGTCGCCCCCTTGGCCTTGGCCGCCTGCGCGGCCTCGACCACTTCGTCGAGCGGCAGCAGTCGCTCGCGCTCGAGACCCGTGTCGTAACGCGCGCTCTGTGAGCAATAGGCGCAATCCTCGGAACAGGCACCGGTCTTGATCGACAGCAGCGTGCTGACCTGGACGCGGTTCGGATCGAAATGCGTGCGATGTATCGTCTGCGCCTGAAACAGCAGATCATTGAACGGCAGAGCGAACAGGCGGCTGATCTCTTCCAGCGTCCAGTCGTGGCGCACGGCGCCATGGGTATCCGCGGTTTGCATGTCGGCGACTCTCCTCAAGCTGAACGATCACCAGCGAGGACGAAGCCGTCGCGGTCCGGATCGGTGCGCAGCGTTGCCTGAGGCGGAGCGACGGATGGGTCTCGCGACGCGGACAGGAGCCACTCGCCGCCGTCGCGCCATGCCAACCCAGGTTCAACGGGAAGCACCGGACGTGCCATCATAGGTTGGCCAGGATGGCTGTCAACCGAAAGGGAATTCAATGGTTAACATTTGGCCAAATATTGCACATTGGTTCGGTAGTGCCTGCCGGTTGTGCAACGCACCGGCCGACGGCGTCTGCCAGGCCTGCCTCGCCGAACTGCCCCGCAACCGCAATGCCTGCGTGCGTTGCGCGCTGCCGCTGGGCACGATCAGCACAAGTCTTTGTGGCGAGTGCCTGCGTCACCCACCCACGTTCGATCGCGCAGTCGCACCGCTGTTGTATGTTGCGCCCGTCGACGACCTGATCGCCGGTTTCAAGTATCACCACCGGTTGGCGGACGGTCGTTTTCTCGCGGACCTGCTCGCCGGGGAACTCGCACGGCGCGAGCCGTTTCCGCAGCTGCTGTTGCCGATGCCATCGTCGGCCCGGCGACTGCGTGAGCGGGGTTTCAATCAGGCCGCCGAACTGACCCGCCGGCTCGCGCGCCAACTCGGGATCGAGTGGTCGACAGCCGCGCTGCGGCGCGGCGATGGCGCCAGGCCGCAGCGCGGACTGGGGCGCGCCGCACGTCTACGCAACCTGCAAGGCGCATTTGCCGCTGCCGCAGGTCTTCCCAGTCACATTGCGTTGGTGGATGACGTGATCACGACCGGGGCGACCGTCGAGGCCGCCAGCCGCGCATTGCGTGAGGCCGGTGTACAACAGATAGAGGTCTGGGCCATTGCGCGTACCCCGCGCGCCCGCCGGACGACAGCGCCCTGAGAGCCCCTGTTCGGGCGCGCGACCCGCTTACCACACGGCAGGTACCGGAGCAGAGACCTTCAGCGGTCGGCCAGCACCCGCTCCTTCATTTCACGCCGCTCCTGGGCGTCAATGGTCAGGGTCGCGATCGGGCGTGCCTTCAGCCGCATCACGCCGATCGGTTCGCCGGTATCTTCGCAATAACCGTAGGAGCCGTCTTCGATGCGCTCGAGCGCCTGCTCGATCTTGCGCTGCAGCTTACGATAACGGTCGCGGGTGCGCAGTTCCAGGCCGTGCTCGCTCTCGCGGCTTGCCCGATCGGCCTCGTCGCCCACTTCCTGGTAGGACTTGTCGCGCAGATTGTCCAGCGTCTCCTGCGCCTCGGTCATCAGCTCTTCACGCCAGCGCAGCAATTGGCGGCGGAAATACTCCAGCTGGAGAGAATTCATATATTCCTCGTCCGGGCTGGGCTCGTAACCTTCCGGCAGTTCCACTGTCATGTCTGTTCCGACTCCGAAGATTGCTTAAGGCCGCGGGTTTTTAGCCTACCCGGCCTGCATAATCAACCCCGGGCTGCCGGAAACACTGACCGAAAACAAGAAAACTACAAACGTTCCAGGCATTTAGGAACGACAGGATCGTTCGGATCGGAGAAAAAATCGCGCACCAGTTCGGCCGCGCAGACGTGGCTGTCGAGCACGCCATGACCGACCGCGGGGAATACGAAGACCCGGCCACGTCGCAGATGCCGCACGGCGTCTTCGGCCCACTCCGGCGGCGTGACCGGGTCGAATTCGCCGGCCAGCAGCAAGGTTGGCACATCGGCGACCACCGGGGTGCGGAACGCCGCCGGCGCCTCGCCCGAATCCCAGAAACGGCAGGCATGGTATTGCCAGTCGAAGCGCTTTATCTGCGCCGCACGCGGATACAGCTGCAACTGGGCCTCGGCATCACGCAGGTCGACCGCACCCCCGTCGTGGCAGTCGACCGAACTCGCCACCGGGTCGCTGATCGCGTCGTCGAGTAGGTTGT
It encodes:
- a CDS encoding ComF family protein is translated as MVNIWPNIAHWFGSACRLCNAPADGVCQACLAELPRNRNACVRCALPLGTISTSLCGECLRHPPTFDRAVAPLLYVAPVDDLIAGFKYHHRLADGRFLADLLAGELARREPFPQLLLPMPSSARRLRERGFNQAAELTRRLARQLGIEWSTAALRRGDGARPQRGLGRAARLRNLQGAFAAAAGLPSHIALVDDVITTGATVEAASRALREAGVQQIEVWAIARTPRARRTTAP
- the dksA gene encoding RNA polymerase-binding protein DksA, whose translation is MTVELPEGYEPSPDEEYMNSLQLEYFRRQLLRWREELMTEAQETLDNLRDKSYQEVGDEADRASRESEHGLELRTRDRYRKLQRKIEQALERIEDGSYGYCEDTGEPIGVMRLKARPIATLTIDAQERREMKERVLADR